Proteins co-encoded in one Zymomonas mobilis subsp. mobilis ATCC 10988 genomic window:
- a CDS encoding NUDIX hydrolase: MPHNSKSTSQPETEILYSGKFIILKRRGTWEYASRPHNMGAAVILALDGEYVILVEQPRIPFGAHTIELPAGLIGDTDSHESVETAAARELIEETGYKADIIENLGQFASSPGMTSESFFLVRAQNLTRISEGGGVDDEEITVHRVKLSELPDFLEQKRQQGLVIDAKLLLLLGSNFLGLSVSK; the protein is encoded by the coding sequence ATGCCACATAACTCAAAATCCACATCCCAGCCTGAAACTGAAATACTTTATTCCGGCAAATTCATTATTCTAAAACGGCGCGGAACATGGGAATATGCCAGCCGTCCCCATAACATGGGAGCGGCTGTTATCCTCGCTCTCGATGGGGAATATGTTATTCTTGTCGAACAACCTCGTATCCCTTTTGGGGCGCATACGATTGAATTGCCTGCAGGTTTGATTGGGGATACCGATTCACATGAATCGGTCGAAACCGCTGCCGCCCGTGAATTAATCGAAGAAACCGGATATAAAGCTGATATCATCGAAAATTTGGGTCAATTCGCCTCTTCCCCTGGCATGACATCAGAAAGCTTTTTTCTGGTGCGTGCCCAAAATCTTACCCGCATTTCAGAAGGTGGTGGCGTCGATGATGAAGAGATCACCGTCCATCGGGTGAAATTATCAGAATTACCGGATTTTCTGGAACAGAAACGACAGCAAGGTCTCGTCATTGACGCCAAATTGTTATTACTTTTGGGGTCAAATTTTCTGGGATTGTCTGTTTCTAAATAG
- the pstS gene encoding phosphate ABC transporter substrate-binding protein PstS yields the protein MVKKIAALVGFVSLFGSTAYATTISGAGATFPAPVYGKWANSYRNQTGAVINYQPIGSGGGIKQIKASTVDFGASDKPLKTEELSKDGLYQFPTVMGGIVPIINLPGLRSGRLHLTGSILADIYLGKITRWNDPRIASINPWLKLPPVPITVVHRADGSGTSFQFTSYLSLKSPEWASRVGASDAVQWPIGLGGKGNDGVAAFVKQTIGSIGYVEYAYTRQSTVPYALIANRDGRFPHPSTESFKAASASADWTHAAGNNISLLDQKGAESWPIVSTTYILLHRTPSKPETTAEILKFFDWGYQNGDQDALSLDYAPLPKEVKTFIRQQWGSNIQVNGKAVYNAAR from the coding sequence ATGGTTAAGAAAATAGCTGCCCTTGTTGGTTTCGTCAGCCTTTTTGGCAGCACGGCCTATGCAACGACTATTTCCGGTGCAGGCGCGACATTCCCAGCACCTGTTTATGGAAAATGGGCCAATTCCTATCGCAACCAGACGGGTGCTGTTATCAATTATCAGCCTATTGGTTCCGGTGGCGGTATTAAGCAAATTAAAGCCTCTACCGTTGATTTCGGAGCGTCTGACAAGCCTTTGAAAACCGAAGAGCTTTCAAAAGATGGTCTTTATCAGTTCCCGACCGTGATGGGAGGCATTGTGCCTATCATTAACTTGCCGGGTTTGCGGTCAGGTCGCTTGCATTTAACAGGCAGTATTCTTGCCGATATTTATCTTGGTAAAATTACCCGTTGGAATGACCCGCGGATCGCGTCCATCAACCCGTGGTTAAAATTACCGCCAGTACCGATTACGGTGGTGCATCGCGCGGATGGTTCCGGCACGTCCTTCCAGTTTACGTCTTATCTGTCGCTGAAAAGTCCTGAATGGGCCTCCCGTGTCGGTGCCAGCGATGCCGTGCAATGGCCGATTGGTCTTGGTGGTAAAGGCAATGATGGGGTAGCCGCCTTTGTTAAACAGACAATCGGTTCAATCGGCTATGTCGAATATGCCTATACCCGTCAAAGCACGGTGCCTTATGCTTTGATTGCCAATCGTGATGGTCGCTTCCCGCATCCTTCCACTGAAAGTTTCAAAGCCGCCTCGGCTTCTGCGGATTGGACGCATGCAGCTGGGAATAATATTTCCCTTCTGGATCAGAAGGGCGCAGAAAGCTGGCCAATCGTTTCAACGACCTATATTCTTTTACATCGCACCCCCAGCAAACCTGAAACCACGGCTGAAATCCTAAAATTCTTTGATTGGGGATATCAGAATGGCGATCAGGATGCTTTATCTCTTGACTATGCGCCATTACCGAAAGAAGTGAAGACGTTCATCCGCCAGCAATGGGGATCGAACATTCAAGTTAACGGGAAAGCCGTCTATAACGCTGCCCGCTAG
- a CDS encoding LemA family protein, protein MSLLRRASPFLLAPVAIVSLSSCGINQIPAAEENAKARWADVQNEYQRRADLIPNLVATVKGYASHEKDVLTAVTEARAKATAINVKVDNPDSMKQFAEAQGHLSMALGRLMSVREQYPQLQADQNFLALQAQLEGTENRITIARRDYNEAVQQYNTLVRTFPNAIGAKIFYGAKPMTPYEATATNAQAAPTVNFDTPAPTTPSNSQN, encoded by the coding sequence ATGTCTTTGTTACGCCGAGCTTCTCCTTTTTTGCTTGCTCCGGTCGCCATCGTTTCTCTTTCAAGCTGCGGTATTAACCAGATACCCGCCGCCGAAGAAAACGCCAAAGCCCGCTGGGCAGATGTCCAGAATGAATATCAGCGCCGCGCTGATCTTATTCCCAATTTGGTGGCGACCGTAAAAGGCTATGCCAGCCATGAAAAAGATGTGCTGACCGCCGTGACCGAAGCCCGTGCGAAAGCAACGGCGATCAATGTAAAAGTTGATAACCCAGATTCTATGAAGCAATTTGCCGAGGCTCAAGGTCATTTAAGCATGGCTTTGGGGCGGTTGATGTCTGTTCGGGAACAATATCCCCAGTTGCAGGCCGATCAGAATTTTCTGGCACTTCAGGCGCAATTAGAAGGCACGGAAAACCGGATTACGATTGCCAGACGCGACTATAACGAAGCTGTCCAGCAGTATAATACCTTGGTCAGGACTTTCCCGAATGCCATTGGTGCCAAAATATTCTATGGCGCGAAACCAATGACGCCTTACGAAGCGACAGCTACCAATGCCCAAGCAGCGCCTACCGTCAATTTTGACACGCCTGCCCCAACAACCCCGTCTAACAGCCAGAATTAA
- the pstA gene encoding phosphate ABC transporter permease PstA, whose amino-acid sequence MSSNLKRRFINKVFVALCSLSTLLAVGMLALILGSLIINGAGGLHLSVFTQDQPSPGMSGGLRNAIIGSIAMCVVAMIIAVVLGIMAGTWLSEYSRNSKYGQAIHFLNDVLLSVPSILVGLFVYEIMVRPFHGFSAFAGAVSLALLAMPIVTRTTYDMLQLQPNTLREAGMGLGASQGLVIRSIIWKAAAPGLLTGGLLGFARISGETAPLLFTALGNQFLTLNMTEPMGSLPTTIFQFAMSAYDDWRNLAWVGALLIAMAVLTINILGRVMTRGGKR is encoded by the coding sequence ATGAGTAGCAATTTAAAACGCCGCTTTATCAATAAAGTTTTTGTCGCCTTGTGCAGCTTGTCGACTTTATTGGCTGTCGGGATGCTCGCCCTTATTTTGGGGTCTCTTATAATCAATGGTGCCGGAGGCTTGCATCTTTCGGTCTTTACTCAAGATCAGCCATCGCCTGGAATGTCAGGTGGTTTAAGAAATGCCATAATCGGTTCTATTGCCATGTGTGTGGTGGCCATGATTATTGCCGTGGTTTTGGGCATTATGGCTGGCACATGGCTTTCTGAATATAGTCGTAATTCGAAATATGGCCAAGCAATCCATTTCTTGAATGATGTCTTGCTTTCTGTGCCGTCTATTCTGGTTGGTCTTTTCGTTTATGAAATTATGGTGCGGCCATTCCACGGATTTTCGGCCTTTGCAGGTGCCGTCTCTCTGGCTTTGCTGGCTATGCCGATTGTGACTAGAACAACCTATGACATGCTACAGTTGCAGCCCAATACGCTAAGAGAAGCCGGTATGGGGCTGGGGGCTTCTCAGGGTCTGGTTATCCGTTCGATTATTTGGAAAGCAGCAGCCCCCGGACTGTTAACCGGTGGTTTACTTGGATTTGCCCGTATCAGCGGCGAAACGGCACCGCTACTTTTCACCGCTCTGGGTAATCAATTCCTGACTCTCAATATGACCGAACCCATGGGCAGTTTGCCAACGACCATCTTCCAATTCGCCATGAGCGCTTATGACGATTGGCGTAATTTAGCATGGGTTGGTGCCTTGCTAATTGCTATGGCGGTTCTAACCATCAATATTTTAGGACGCGTTATGACCAGAGGGGGAAAACGCTAA
- the purC gene encoding phosphoribosylaminoimidazolesuccinocarboxamide synthase, with protein sequence MSRRRQIYEGKAKILYEGPEPGTIIQYFKDDATAFNAQKKGMISGKGVINNRVSEHIFTLLAGIGIPTHFIRRLNMREQLVKQVEIIPIEVVIRNVAAGSLSKRLGIEEGTPLPRTIIEYYYKDDALNDPMVADEHIACFGWATQEEMHDIADMAIRVNDFMSGLFAAINIRLVDFKLEFGRVWENDYSRVLLADEISPDGCRLWDMVTNEKLDKDRFRQDLGGEVEAYQEIARRLGLLPVEPDTEVLDLESHRKNRGL encoded by the coding sequence ATGTCCCGTCGTCGCCAAATTTACGAAGGCAAAGCCAAAATTCTTTATGAAGGCCCAGAACCCGGCACCATTATCCAGTATTTCAAGGATGATGCGACTGCTTTTAATGCCCAGAAAAAAGGCATGATTAGCGGTAAGGGCGTTATCAATAATCGGGTTTCCGAGCATATTTTTACCCTGTTAGCAGGAATCGGTATTCCGACCCATTTCATTCGTCGCCTCAATATGCGCGAACAATTGGTCAAACAGGTCGAAATCATCCCGATCGAAGTGGTAATCAGAAATGTTGCCGCCGGTTCTTTGAGCAAGCGGTTAGGCATTGAAGAAGGCACCCCGCTGCCTCGGACAATCATCGAATATTATTATAAAGATGACGCCCTCAATGACCCGATGGTTGCAGATGAGCATATTGCCTGTTTTGGTTGGGCTACGCAGGAAGAAATGCATGATATCGCTGACATGGCGATCCGTGTGAATGACTTCATGAGTGGTCTTTTTGCGGCCATCAATATTCGTTTGGTCGATTTCAAACTCGAATTCGGTCGCGTTTGGGAAAATGACTATAGCCGCGTCTTGCTGGCTGATGAAATTAGTCCTGACGGTTGCCGTTTGTGGGATATGGTTACCAATGAAAAATTGGATAAAGACCGTTTCCGTCAGGATTTGGGTGGCGAAGTCGAAGCCTATCAGGAAATTGCTCGCCGCTTAGGATTATTGCCAGTTGAACCAGATACCGAAGTTCTGGATCTGGAATCCCATCGCAAAAATCGCGGTTTATAA
- the mscL gene encoding large conductance mechanosensitive channel protein MscL, with protein sequence MSILTDFKNFISKGNVLGLGIAVIMGDAFNKIISSVTGDLLMPIIGAVFGGVDFSGFFIRLGAVPAGYTGSLTSYNDLKKAGVPLFGYGQFLTVVVNFVIVAFILFMIMKLAAKLQKELDKTEAKKEEKIAEAAPTPEDIVLLREIRDELRGKK encoded by the coding sequence ATGTCAATACTCACTGATTTTAAGAATTTTATCAGCAAAGGCAATGTGCTCGGTTTAGGTATCGCGGTCATTATGGGCGATGCTTTCAACAAAATCATCAGTTCTGTAACGGGCGATTTGTTGATGCCGATCATCGGTGCTGTCTTTGGCGGTGTTGATTTCTCTGGATTTTTTATCCGTTTGGGCGCTGTCCCCGCCGGTTATACCGGATCATTAACCAGCTATAATGATCTGAAAAAAGCCGGGGTGCCGCTTTTCGGCTATGGACAATTTTTGACGGTTGTTGTCAATTTCGTCATTGTTGCTTTCATTTTGTTCATGATTATGAAACTTGCCGCTAAATTACAAAAAGAGCTGGATAAAACCGAAGCTAAAAAAGAAGAAAAAATTGCCGAAGCCGCACCTACGCCGGAAGATATTGTCTTGCTGCGTGAAATTCGCGACGAATTACGCGGTAAAAAATAA
- a CDS encoding TPM domain-containing protein: MMKPVAMHSPRKNLSSGYRLFGLLLLFVFLVFAKNASAFAQNFPELGDQYVVDDAQILTPADKTQLNSDLAMIEAKSGHQMVVVTLSDLQGYDIRDYGYRLGRYWKIGHAKINDGLIFLVYTNHNQDHGRKVSVEVGYGLEGQIPDALAFTLLHQKVTPIMKKDPRKGIKTAVQIFGDLLTDPNDELRSKSLAAEQTYQSKRATAPLPSDVKPLPPIHPLFWIILFCGGGLVIIAMVSEGQYRSQKKPQTLSSNHGVLPPRTRLQIFFATLWSVIKTIFSAIYAVLKFFLAVLSIFSILSMLFNRRGGGGGGSSSGGGFWGGGNDDSGGSDDSFGGGDGGSFGGGGASDDY; this comes from the coding sequence ATGATGAAGCCGGTAGCTATGCATTCCCCCAGAAAAAATTTATCCTCCGGTTACCGGCTTTTCGGGCTGTTGCTGTTATTTGTTTTTTTGGTTTTTGCCAAAAATGCTTCGGCTTTTGCCCAAAATTTTCCGGAACTTGGTGACCAATATGTGGTCGATGATGCTCAAATTCTGACTCCAGCTGACAAAACACAGCTCAATTCAGACTTGGCTATGATCGAAGCCAAAAGCGGACATCAAATGGTCGTAGTGACCTTAAGTGATCTTCAAGGATATGACATCCGTGACTATGGCTATCGCTTAGGACGCTATTGGAAAATCGGTCATGCCAAAATCAATGATGGTCTGATCTTTTTAGTTTATACTAATCATAACCAAGATCATGGCCGGAAAGTCAGCGTCGAAGTCGGCTATGGATTAGAGGGGCAGATTCCTGATGCCTTGGCCTTTACCCTTCTTCATCAGAAGGTAACGCCCATTATGAAAAAAGATCCCCGAAAAGGCATCAAAACGGCCGTGCAAATTTTCGGTGACCTTCTGACAGACCCCAATGACGAGTTGAGAAGTAAATCTCTAGCTGCAGAGCAAACTTACCAAAGTAAAAGAGCCACTGCTCCCCTACCCTCTGATGTAAAACCGCTACCGCCTATTCATCCTCTTTTCTGGATTATTTTGTTCTGTGGCGGCGGTTTGGTGATTATTGCTATGGTCAGTGAAGGCCAATATCGCTCACAAAAGAAACCACAAACTTTGTCGAGTAATCATGGGGTTTTGCCTCCTAGAACGCGGCTCCAGATATTCTTTGCGACTTTGTGGTCAGTTATTAAAACAATTTTTTCAGCCATTTATGCCGTTCTAAAATTCTTTTTGGCTGTTCTCTCCATTTTCTCGATCCTCTCTATGCTGTTTAACCGACGCGGCGGCGGTGGGGGCGGATCTTCCTCTGGCGGTGGTTTCTGGGGCGGTGGTAACGACGATTCCGGCGGCAGTGACGATTCTTTCGGGGGGGGCGATGGTGGTTCTTTTGGCGGCGGTGGTGCCTCTGATGATTACTAA
- a CDS encoding porin gives MQPFFQSLKRNSALIPALSILASIPVLASPAHAVIPSKKLKSGRFSTQAEIARQAEEIRQLHAEIKALAMKLDTQNNAKTTESTALAQAQIPAGSSSAATTTAPDQKAVPSDAQLKLAAAIDSIPDQVNKAVDKQVDKSLSQRLNKNLKFGDWFAKTHIGMRMYSNASWATYRSDGKAAAWMPARNSAATSINTPAGNIGYDTKNRPVGDSIGFDLKRFYLMVDHKFNDNWAARLTTDASYISGVGEAIYIKHAYLEGKQSDAFSVRFGAADLPWLPFVENLYGYRWVENTTSERANFATSADWGIFAMGKLWNGLVEYNMAVVDGSGYRSPFRSKNPDFEGRINVNYAGFTVGGGAHIGHQGQERGQMGEYVYNAAQRYNAIIAYVHGRFRFGAEYFYAKDFTSSALDCNLNACASSSDLYKKDAGQGAAGWGSVRIFDKVSLFGRYDWAQPYMKSDSHFKDHYFNAGIDWQPINNIDVGLVYKQENVTNHGYTGSVPIYINTTNGALGGMRSASYKELGIFTNFNF, from the coding sequence ATGCAGCCTTTTTTTCAATCATTAAAAAGAAATAGCGCGCTCATACCCGCTTTAAGCATTTTAGCGTCTATTCCTGTGTTAGCGTCTCCTGCTCATGCCGTGATACCTTCTAAGAAGTTGAAATCAGGTCGTTTCTCGACACAGGCTGAAATCGCAAGACAAGCTGAAGAAATCCGGCAGCTTCATGCTGAAATTAAAGCTTTGGCGATGAAGCTGGATACCCAGAATAATGCCAAGACAACAGAATCAACCGCATTAGCACAGGCGCAAATACCGGCAGGCAGCTCATCCGCTGCCACAACGACGGCGCCTGACCAAAAAGCAGTCCCATCAGATGCCCAGTTAAAATTGGCAGCGGCGATTGATTCTATTCCAGATCAAGTTAATAAAGCCGTCGATAAACAGGTCGATAAGTCGCTTTCTCAACGACTGAATAAAAATCTAAAATTTGGCGACTGGTTCGCGAAAACCCATATCGGGATGAGAATGTATTCCAATGCCAGCTGGGCGACCTATCGTTCTGATGGAAAGGCTGCGGCATGGATGCCGGCCCGAAATTCAGCGGCAACCTCGATCAATACGCCCGCTGGTAATATTGGCTATGATACTAAAAATCGGCCAGTCGGAGATTCAATCGGCTTTGACCTGAAACGCTTTTATTTGATGGTTGACCATAAATTTAATGACAACTGGGCTGCCCGTTTAACAACAGATGCCTCTTATATTTCTGGGGTGGGCGAAGCCATTTACATTAAACATGCTTATTTAGAAGGGAAGCAATCTGACGCGTTCTCGGTGCGTTTCGGTGCCGCTGACCTCCCATGGTTACCTTTTGTCGAAAATCTCTATGGGTATCGCTGGGTTGAAAATACCACTTCAGAAAGAGCCAATTTCGCCACTTCGGCAGATTGGGGTATTTTTGCCATGGGTAAATTATGGAATGGCTTGGTCGAATATAATATGGCGGTTGTGGACGGCTCCGGTTATCGTTCGCCTTTCCGTTCAAAAAATCCTGATTTTGAAGGTCGTATTAACGTCAATTATGCCGGATTTACCGTCGGCGGTGGGGCGCATATCGGGCATCAAGGTCAAGAACGTGGCCAGATGGGCGAATATGTTTATAATGCCGCACAACGTTATAATGCGATTATCGCTTATGTGCATGGCCGTTTCCGTTTCGGTGCAGAATATTTCTATGCCAAGGATTTCACCAGCTCAGCCTTGGATTGTAATTTGAATGCCTGTGCATCCTCCAGTGATCTTTACAAAAAAGATGCCGGTCAAGGCGCTGCTGGATGGGGGTCAGTTCGTATTTTTGATAAAGTCTCGCTATTCGGGCGCTATGACTGGGCGCAACCTTATATGAAAAGCGATTCTCATTTCAAAGATCACTATTTCAATGCGGGTATTGATTGGCAGCCCATTAACAATATTGATGTTGGCCTTGTCTATAAACAGGAAAATGTTACCAATCACGGTTACACGGGCAGCGTGCCTATCTACATCAACACAACCAATGGCGCGCTGGGTGGTATGAGAAGTGCCTCTTACAAAGAATTAGGTATATTTACGAATTTCAACTTCTAA
- the pstB gene encoding phosphate ABC transporter ATP-binding protein PstB, producing the protein MTNKDNTVEDLEQFIAPPAAENLNLEARNLDFYYGTHQTLFNVSLPVERNKITALIGPSGCGKSTLLRILNRIYALYPQQYAVGRVLLDGKDILTDHDTLTRLKERGDNVTLDPLGDDISQIRARIGMVFQKPTPFPMSIYDNVAYGVRLHFNKSRQELDHIVERSLHRAALWDEVKDKLKESGLSLSGGQQQRLCVARGLAVEPEVLLLDEPASALDPVSTARLEETLMELKKDLSIVIVTHNLQQAARISDYTGFMYLGNMIEFCSTDRLFARPKTRRARDYLTGRFG; encoded by the coding sequence ATGACGAATAAAGATAACACGGTCGAAGACCTCGAACAGTTTATTGCGCCCCCAGCAGCAGAAAATCTCAATCTGGAAGCGCGCAACCTCGATTTCTATTATGGGACGCATCAGACTTTATTTAATGTCAGCTTACCTGTTGAGCGGAATAAAATTACGGCGCTTATTGGCCCCTCCGGATGTGGAAAATCGACGCTTTTACGGATTTTAAACCGGATATACGCTCTTTATCCCCAGCAATATGCAGTTGGTCGCGTGTTGTTGGATGGAAAAGATATTCTGACCGACCATGACACGCTTACCCGTTTAAAAGAACGGGGCGATAACGTTACCCTTGATCCATTGGGTGATGATATTTCTCAAATCAGAGCGCGGATTGGCATGGTTTTCCAAAAACCAACGCCGTTCCCAATGTCGATTTATGACAATGTCGCCTATGGCGTTCGTCTTCATTTTAATAAATCGCGTCAGGAATTAGATCATATTGTTGAACGATCCTTGCATCGCGCCGCTCTTTGGGATGAAGTAAAAGATAAATTAAAAGAATCCGGCCTTAGCCTTTCTGGTGGACAACAGCAGCGTCTTTGTGTTGCCCGTGGGCTTGCGGTTGAACCAGAAGTTCTTTTGCTGGATGAGCCAGCTTCTGCGCTTGATCCGGTTTCAACGGCAAGGTTGGAAGAAACCTTGATGGAATTAAAGAAAGACCTGAGCATCGTTATCGTTACGCATAACTTGCAGCAGGCCGCCCGTATTTCTGATTATACCGGCTTTATGTATTTGGGTAATATGATCGAGTTTTGTTCAACCGATCGTTTGTTTGCGCGTCCAAAGACCCGTCGCGCCCGTGACTATTTAACGGGACGATTTGGATAA
- the pstC gene encoding phosphate ABC transporter permease subunit PstC — protein MSDSALSQPSRLNRLFPSGSFGEMIFRSLCFSAATLTLVAMAGIIVALAIGGWPAFRAFGFNFFLSSEWNPVSEVYGAAGPIIGTLITAFLALLLALPLAIGISVFLVEFCPRILARPIAVAVELLAGIPSIVYGMWGLFVLAPWFAHYIQFPLLIHVSPDSWLGRMVAGVPNGANILTASLILAIMILPYMASVFRELFLTVPAQVREAAYGLGATPFEVVCSVIIPYVKRGLIGVIMLGLGRALGETMAVTFIIGNTHSLPHSLFDSGSTIASTIANEFTEATSEMHSAALTALGLVLFMITFMVLIMARLLIGKRS, from the coding sequence ATGAGTGATTCTGCCTTGTCCCAGCCTTCTCGATTAAATCGTCTTTTTCCTTCAGGGTCTTTCGGAGAAATGATTTTCCGTTCCCTGTGCTTTTCGGCTGCAACGCTGACCCTTGTTGCTATGGCTGGCATCATCGTGGCTTTGGCTATCGGTGGCTGGCCAGCCTTTAGGGCTTTCGGATTTAACTTTTTTCTGTCCAGCGAATGGAATCCTGTTTCGGAAGTATATGGTGCAGCGGGCCCGATTATAGGGACATTGATTACCGCCTTTTTGGCGCTATTGCTGGCTTTGCCGCTTGCTATCGGGATTTCCGTTTTCTTGGTAGAATTCTGCCCCAGAATTTTGGCCAGACCTATAGCGGTTGCGGTTGAATTGTTGGCCGGTATTCCTTCCATTGTTTACGGTATGTGGGGGCTATTTGTTTTAGCGCCTTGGTTTGCCCATTATATCCAATTCCCGCTTTTGATTCATGTTTCACCGGATTCATGGTTAGGTAGAATGGTCGCGGGGGTACCGAATGGTGCCAATATTCTGACAGCCTCTTTGATCCTTGCTATTATGATTTTGCCTTATATGGCATCGGTTTTTCGGGAGTTATTCCTGACCGTGCCTGCACAGGTGAGAGAAGCAGCCTATGGCTTGGGAGCAACGCCTTTTGAAGTCGTCTGCTCTGTCATTATCCCCTATGTCAAAAGAGGATTGATCGGGGTCATCATGTTGGGCTTAGGGCGCGCCTTGGGTGAAACCATGGCCGTAACCTTTATCATCGGTAATACCCACAGCCTGCCACATTCTCTCTTTGATTCCGGTTCAACTATTGCATCAACGATTGCCAATGAATTTACCGAAGCCACTAGCGAAATGCATAGTGCAGCCTTAACGGCTTTGGGGCTGGTTCTGTTTATGATCACCTTTATGGTTTTGATTATGGCACGGCTTCTTATTGGTAAACGGAGTTAG